The Polynucleobacter sp. JS-Mosq-20-D10 region TAACAAAACGCATATTGGCAACCGAGGCATCTATTTGTTCAGCCACTTCAAGTGCTGGATAAAGCAAAGTTCCGAAAGCCAAGATCGCTAAGCGCTGACCAGCAGGCGCGCTCGACTTACGACGCACTTCACCTTTACCCAATGGCACAGTACGTAATTCTGCTGAAGGAATAGTGCCAATACCAGCGCCACGCGGATAGCGTACTGCACTAGGGTGGGGTTGATGAAATGCGGTCGTCAATAAATCACGACACTCCGCTTCATCAGCCGGTGTCAAGACCAACATATTCGGAATGCAACGTAAGAATGGAATGTCATACGCGCCAGCATGGGTTGCACCATCTGCACCTACTAAGCCAGCACGATCCAAAGCAAACAAGACCGGCAGATCCTGAATCGCGACATCATGAATGAGTTGATCGTAGGCGCGTTGCAAGAAGGTGGAATAAATCGCTACCACTGGCTTCATGCCTTCACATGCCATACCAGCAGCAAAAGTCACTGCATGCTGCTCAGCAATACCGACATCGTAATAACGCTTAGGAAAATTCTTTTCAAACTCCACGAGACCAGAACCTTCACGCATTGCTGGTGTAATACCAACAAGTAATGGATCAGCATGCGCCATATCGCACAGCCATTCACCAAATACTTGAGTGAAGGTTTTTGGAGAAGGGGTAGCGGACTTCTTAACACCTTCCTCTGGATTGAACTTACTTGGGCCGTGATACAACACTGGGTCTGCTTCAGCCAACTCATAGCCCTGACCTTTGCGGGTGACTACATGCAAGAACTGGGGGCCGCGCCCCTCAAGCGCCAAGCGGCGAACATTTTGCAACATCGGAATGAGGGCGTCTAAATCATGGCCATCGATTGGACCAAAGTAGTTAAAACCAAACTCTTCAAAAATAGTAGACGGGGAAACCATGCCCTTAGCATGATCTTCTAAGCGTTTAGCAAACTCACGCAAAGGCGGTGCAATGGATAAAACGCTATCGATGCCCTTCTTCGTTGCAGAGTAAATATTGCCACTCAATAATCTAGCAAGGTGTCGATTGAGTGCGCCCACTGCTGGCGAGATCGACATATCGTTGTCATTCAGAATGACTACTAATGGTAGGTCCTCATACACGCCTGCATTGTTCATGGCTTCAAATGCCATGCCACCGGTCATAGCGCTATCGCCAATCACCGCAACGGCGACTTGCCTCTCACCTTTGGTTTGGAAAGCGCGAGCCATGCCCATCGCCGCAGAAATACTCGTTGAAGAGTGGCCGGTACCAAAGGCATCGTACTCACTTTCAGCGCGACGCGGAAAGCCTGATAAACCATCCAACTGGCGCAAGCTCATCATTCGCTCACGACGACCAGTCAAAATTTTGTGCGGATAACTTTGGTGACCCACATCCCACACAATCCGATCCTGCGGTGTATCAAATACATAGTGCAAGGCAATGGATAACTCGACCGTACCTAAGTTAGAAGAAAGATGTCCGCCCGTCTTAGATACTGAATCCAATACAAACTGACGCAACTCATCTGCAAGCGCAGGCAGCTGCTCGCGAGATAGTTTTTTTAGGTCTGCAGGTGAGTGAATGGAATTTAAGGTCATCAAATCTTTAGTAATCTTATTTACCTCTATTAACCACTAGTAGAGCCAAATCTTTCAGAGCCCCGGCTTTAGCGCCAAAACTCTCTAAGCTAGCAATCGCCGTTTCTTGTAAATCTGCTGCTGCTTTCTTGGCATAGTCTAAACCCATCAAGGTCACATAGGTTGGCTTGTCATTGGCCGCGTCTTTTCCTGCGGTTTTACCCAAAGTTTGACTATCTGCAGTGGCATCCAAAACATCATCCACAATTTGAAAGGCCAAGCCCAAAGCTTCAGAGTAGTTTTTGAGATGCTGCATTTGAGTGGGATTCAGCTTGGCAGCAATGCCGCCCATCTGCACCGAACAATAAAGTAGAGCACCTGTTTTCATCGCATGCATTTGCTTTAAGCCAGTAAGGTCTAATTTTTTTCCTACGCTCTCCAGATCAATCGCCTGACCACCAGCCATGCCGCGCGAACCTGATGCACTAGCCAATACACTGATCATCGCCAAACGCATATCAGCAGCGCACTGTGTATTTGCCAATACCTCAAACGCGCGAGTCTGTAATGCATCGCCTACCAATAAAGCAGTCGCCTCGTCATAAGCTTTGTGCACAGTAGGTCGTCCACGGCGCAAATCATCGTCATCCATGCAAGGTAAATCATCATGTACCAAGGAATACGCATGAATACATTCAATTGCAAAGGCAGCAGAATCTAAAGCCTGGTTTTTCTCTTCACTGAAATCATCGCCCAGTTCACCAGCGGCATAAACCAATAAAGGACGAATGCGCTTGCCGCCACCTTGAGCGGCATACCGCATGGCTTCATGCAAACGTGCGGGATTAGCATCCGCAGCATCGAGCAATCTATCGAGAGACAATTCAGTTCGCTGCCCGTGAGCACGAACCCAATCTTCAAATGAAAGTGCGTTGTTCATAAAGATCAAGTCTGAGAGCAGCTTACGCCTCGAATACCCGAACTTGCTGCTCAACTTGAGCAAGCATGGCCTGGCAATGTTTTAAGAGTGCTGCACCACGTTGATAAGCCAAAAGTGTCTCTTCCAAAGAGAATTTGCCTGATTCCATATCAGAAATCAGCTTTTCCAGTTCCTTGACAGCCTGCTCATAACGCAAATTAGGGTCGATTTGCAGCTCAAGACCGGGCTTCTGATCTTCAGATTTCTTCGCTGGCATTGGCTTATTTCCTTCAAATTTCTTAGAGATGTAGTCCCATATATTAAAGCGAGATGGGGGTCAGATGGGTATAATCGCTTCCTTCCTTTCCAATATCGATTCGTCGATGGTTGGATTGGTTATTCCGCTTAGCTTCGGCTGACGTTTTCGGGGGTGGGGAGAATGACTAATCTGGCTACCGCGCAGCAGCTTGCGCCGTCCAATTTACAACTGCCGGTTTCGGCCTATTTTGACGTTGATCTCTATCAGCGTGAAATGGAACTGCTTTTTAAGCAGGGCCCAGGCTATGTTGGTCACGAACTCATGGTTCCCGAGATTGGCTCCTTCCAAACTTTGACATCCGAGAATGAAGGCCGTTTATTGGTTCGAAACCAAGCAGGCGTTGAACTCCTCTCCAATGTCTGCCGTCATCGTCAAGCACTCATGCTCAATGGCAAAGGTAAGGCAGACAACATTGTTTGCCCCTTGCATCGCTGGACCTACGATTTAAACGGTCAACTGATGGGAGCACCCCATTTTGAAGATAAGCCTTGCCTTAATCTCGGTAAATCACCTTTGCAGAATTGGCAGGGACTCCTATTTGAAGGTCCGCGTGATGTGCGCACCGATCTGGCCAAACTCGGTGTTGCTGACGATCTCAACTTTGAAGGCTACGTCCTAGATCATGTTGAGGTCCATGAGTGCAATTACAACTGGAAGACTTTTATTGAGGTCTATCTTGAGGACTATCACGTAGTGCCCTTTCACCCAGGTTTAGGTAAGTTTGTTTCTTGCGAAGACTTGCGCTGGGAATTCGGTGACTGGCATAGTGTGCAGACGGTTGGCATTCACAAGAACTTAGAGAAGCCTGGGTCCCCCGTCTATCAAAAGTGGCATGAGGTAGTATTGCGCCACCATGAGGGTAAGACTCCACGCCATGGCGCCATCTGGCTTACCTACTACCCCAATGTGATGGTCGAGTGGTATCCAGGCGTTTTATGTGTTTCCACCTTACATCCGATGGGTCCCAATAAAACACGTAATGTGGTGGAGTTTTATTACCCTGAAGAAATCGCTCTTTTTGAGCGCGAATTCGTAGAAGCAGAACGTGCGGCCTACATGGAAACCTGCATTGAGGATGACGAAATTGCGGAGCGCATGGATGCTGGTCGTGCTGCCCTACTAGCCCGCGGTCAAAATGAAGTGGGCCCATACCAAAGCCCCATGGAAGACGGTATGCAACATTTTCATGAATGGTACCGTCGTGCCATGAACTATCAAGGCGCATAATTCAGTAACACCCATCACGCTATCTTTAGGAAGCCATCATGACGCCTCTCATTACTGCAAATCAATTAGAAGAAATTATTAACAGTGGTGAGAATGTATTGCTTTGTGATTGCCGCTTTGATCTAGTCGATCCACTAGCCGGTCGCAAATCTTATTTAGAAGGCCATATTCCTGGCGCACTGTATGTCGATCTGGATCAGGAGTTATCTGGTGAAAAGACCGGCAAGAATGGTCGTCACCCACTTCCTACCCCAGAAGCCTGGGCGCAAACCAAATCTCGTTTAGGTATTGACTCCAACACTTTAGTGATTGCCTACGACAATCAGGGCTCGATATATGCCAGTCGCCTCTGGTGGATGCTCAAAGCCACTGGCCATGCCAATGTACAAGTCTTAGATGGCGGCCTAGATGCTTGGAATGGCCCCATCGGGACGATGCCACGCGAAGCAAATCCAACAACAACGCCAGTGCCCACAATGCCTTTTATTGGCTTAGTGACAGTAGAAGAGGTTGCTCACAATCTCCAGACCAAAATGAATGTCATTCTTGATGCTCGTACAAATGATCGCTTCCATGGTCAAAATGAAACCTTAGATCCTATTGGCGGACATATCCCCAACGCAATTAATTACTGCTTCAGAGAAAATCTTTCCAGAAAGAGTTTTAAGGCCCCAGAACAACTCTTCAAAAACTTTGTAGATCTCTTGGGCTCAACCAAAGCTTCTGAAGTGATTCATCAGTGCGGCTCTGGAGTCACGGCCTGTCATAACCTACTAGCTATGGAAGTCGCTGGCCTCAAGGGCTCACGGATATACGCAGGTAGCTGGAGCGAATGGTGTGCCGACCCAAGCCGACCAGTAGCCCTTTAATGCAAGAGCGACAGCAGAATTACTAAGCCAACGCCACAAGCAATCAAAATCGTTTGACGTAAAGACTCAGCCCAATGTGGGCGTCGGTGCATTTGTGGAATCAGGTCGCTCACCGCAATATAAATAAAACTACTTGAGGCAATGACCAATAAATAAGGCATTGCCGCATGAGCCCTCTCCAAAAAGAAGTAAGCCAATACGCCACCTAGTACCGCAGCTAAGCCGCAAATCAAGTTGTACATCAAAGCACGGGTGCGGGTAAATCCAGCATTCAGTAATACGATGAAATCACCAATCTCTTGCGGAATCTCGTGAGCAATGATGGCAATCGCTGTAAAGATACCCACCTGGTAATCAGCCATAAAGGCAGCAGCAATCAACACACCATCAACAAAATTGTGTATGCCATCGCCGACCAGAATCATCCAACCACTGCGACCCGCGACTTCTGCATCATGACCATGGTGATGATCATGGCCATCCCCTTCGTGGTGATGGCTATGACGCAATAAAGAAATTTTCTCGAGCAAGAAAAAGCCTAAAAGCCCTGCAAGTAAGGTAGCAAACAGCAGCTGAGGGTTCACGCCCGGCATCGTGAATGCTTCGGGTAATGAATGTAGGAAGGCGGTGGCCAGCAAAATACCAACTGACACACTCACCATGCTATGAACCATCTTTGATAGCAAAGATAAAGAAAAGCTTGCGGCAACGAGAACGCTAGTGGTTCCGGCTAGCGCTGTTACCAACAAGATGCTTTGCAGTACTGTCATGGAAATTAGGCAACCCCGTTTTGTTTAAACCAGGCAATACATTTTTCCCAACCATCTTTTGCAGGACCTTCGCGATAGGTAGCGCGGTAGTCCGCATGGAAGGCATGCGGTGCATCAGGATAGATTTCAAAACGAGAGGCTTTGGCCGCTGGATTTTTGGGGGCCGCTTTTGCAAGCGCTTCACGCATTTGCTCAACACTCTCTAGGGAGATGCCAGTATCAGCGCCGCCGTACAAGCCAAGCACTGGCGCCTTGAGATCAGCAGCAATATCCACTGGGTGGCGCGGGTTGCCTTCCGTTTTCTCACCAATGACACGACCATACCAAGCTACACCAGCCTGAACCTGGGGCAGTGTGGCCGATAGCCAAGTAATGCGACCACCCCAGCAAAATCCAGTAACGCCAACTTTTTTCAAGTTGCCACCGTTCTTGCCGGCCCATACTAAGGCTGCTTGTAAGTCGTTGAGAACTTGGGTGTCCCCAGTTGGGGCAACGATATTTTTTTGAATCTCGGCAATAGTGCCGTAAGTGTTTGGATCGCCAGCGCGCGTAAAGAATTCTGGAGCAATCGCCAGGTAACCTAATTTAGCAAAACGTCTCGTAACGTCTGCAATGTATTCGTGCACACCAAAGATTTCGCTGGCAACAATCACAATCGGCAAATTACCTTGGGCTTTTTCTGGACGTGAAACATAAGCGGGCATCTGAAAACTACCCACTGGAATCATTTGCTCACCCGCTTTAATGCCATTGAAATCCGTTTCGATCGCTGCGGCCATGACTGGCTCAGAAGCGGCTACAAAACCAATTCCCATAGTTGTTGCTGTAATAGCGGAGGCCTTCATAAAACCTCTTCTATCGCTGGACGCCATTATTGAACCCTGATCTTTTTTAGTTGTCATCTCTTAGTCTCCTGATTTAGTGCGCTTCTTCCCAATTATCGCCAATCCCAATACCCACTACCAGCGGAACCTTCAGCTCAGCTACCTTACACATTAAATCAGGTAGCTTGGCTTGCAACAGCTCCAGCTCATCCAGTGGTACGTCAAATACCAGCTCATCGTGGACCTGGAGCAGCATGCGAGTCTTGAGCTGCTCTTTTTCCAACCAGTTTTCGACTGCAATCATGGCCAATTTGATTAGATCAGCTGCCGTTCCCTGCATTGGCGCATTAATTGCGGCCCGCTCTGCTCCTTGGCGGCGAGGACCGCTCCCCTTAATTTCTGGGAGCCATAAGCGCCTGCCAAAGACCGTTTCAACATAACCATTCTCTCTAGCCTCCAAGCGAGTGCGCTCCATATACTGAGCGACACCCGGATAACGATCAAAGTACTTGGCAATGTAGTTTTGGGCCGCTGAGCGCTCAATACCGAGATTACCGGCTAGGCCAAAGGCACTCATGCCATAGATTAAGCCAAAGTTAATTACCTTGGCATAACGACGCTGCTCAGATGCAACACTTTCTAACGGCACCCCAAAGATCTCAGCAGCGGTAGCCTGGTGCACGTCTTTACCAGCAGCGAATGCAGCTAATAAGTTTTCATCCTCGGCAATGTGCGCCATGATGCGTAATTCAATTTGCGAATAGTCAGCGGAAAGCAACTTACAGCCCTGGGCCGGAATGAACGCCTCCCGAATTCGACGACCCTCTTCCGTGCGCACAGGAATATTTTGCAAGTTCGGATCACTTGAAGCCAAACGCCCCGTCACCGCAGTCGCTTGAGAAAAACTCGTATGTACTCGTCCTGTTTTAGGGTCTGCCATACGCGGGAGCTTCTCGATGTAGGTCGACATCAATTTAGCGAGACTGCGGTAATCCAAGATACGCGCAGGTAAGGGATAGTCTTCTGCCAACTTCTGCAACACTTCCTCATCAGTCGATGGCGCACCGGATGGCGTCTTCTTAATTACGGGGAGCTCTAACTGCCCAAATAAAATCTCTGCGATCTGCTTAGGAGACTGAATATTAAATGGTTGTCCAGCCAACTGATGAATCTCCCCCTCTAAAGCCAGCAGACGTTTGCCAACTTCTTGACCTTGCTGAGAAAGCAAGGCAGAGTCAATCCGAATTCCATTACGTTCCATAATGCCCAAGACCCGCATTGCTGGCATCTCGATATTTTCATAAATGTATCGAAGACCAGGACTACCCTGAATTTGTGGCCATAACACGTGATGCAACCGTAAGGTAATGTCAGCATCTTCTGCCGCGTAGTCGGTGGCGATCTTCAGATCCACTTGATCAAAGCCAATCTGATGGACCCCTTTACCGCAAACCTCTTCATACTTAATGGTCTTCATACCAAGATGTCGCTCAGCCAGGTTATCCATGTTGTGCGGCATATGGGATTCGAGCACATAAGATTCCAGCATGGTGTCAAAAGTAATTCCTTGCAGAGCAATGCCATAGTTGGCAAAGATGTGGCTGTCGTACTTGAGGTTTTGCCCCACCTTTAAGTTAGTAGTGCTCTCTAACCAGGGCTTCATGCGCGCCAAAACTAGTTCCCGGCTGAGCTGAGCTTCTCCATTGCGATGCGCTACCGGTATGTAACAAGCCTCTCCAGGAGTGATGCACAGCGAGATACCGACAAGCTCTGCAGCCAGCGCATCCAAGCTAGTGGTCTCAGTATCAACCGCAGTAAGATCAGCGCCTTCAACTTTTTTAATCCAACGATCTAGCGCTACTTCATCAACTACACACTCATAGTGTTTTGCAATCGCACCTTGCAGATCCGTTGTTTCTTGCGATAAGGCAGTTGTCGCTTCTGTAGCAGTGGGACCAAATCTGTTGGTAGCAGCCTTTATATTTTTCTCTGAGTTATTTTTAATGAGACTACCGGCCAAATCAAATTCGCTATTGGCTTCAGGAGCCGTCCCACCTAATTGCTTCTCGACGTCACGCAACCAAGTCTTAAATGCGTAGCGCTCAAACAACTCGCGCAAGAGCGGTGCATCTTCTGGTTTCGCATGCAGGTCATCTAAGCCTGGGAGATGTGGCGATAAATCGCAATCGGTTTTAACGGTAATGAGCTGACGTGCCTGTGGCAGCCACTCCAAACTATTTCGTAAGTTCTCGCCTACAACTCCCTTCACTTGATCAGCATTTGCCATCAAGTTATCCAAGTCACCAAACTCAGCCAACCATTTGTTTGCCGTTTTAGGACCGGCCTTAGGAACGCCCGGCACGTTATCAACCGCATCGCCAATGATGGAAAGGTAATCTACGATGCGCTCTGGAGGTACGCCGAATTTTTCAATAACGCCATTGATATCCAACTGCTCATTGGTCATCGTATTAATTAGGGTGACAGAAGCGTTCACTAACTGGGCCAAATCTTTGTCGCCAGTAGAAATAATCGTTTCCCAGCCAGCTTGGGTTGCTTGGCTAGCCAAGGTAGCAATTACATCATCAGCCTCAACCCCAGAAACCATCAATACCGGCCAGCCCAAAGCCTTCACCATGGCATGGATCGGCTCAATCTGCTTCACCAAATCTTCAGGCATGGGGGAGCGGTGCGCCTTGTACTCTGGATACATTTCATCCCGGAAAGTCTTGCCTTTAGCGTCGAAAACGCAAGCAATGTGGTCAGCCTTGAGTTCTGAGCGAGCTCGGCGCATCATATTCACCATCCCATAAATAGCCCCCGTTGGGTCGCCTACCCCATTTCTGAGGTCTGGCATGGCATGAAAGGCGCGATAAAGGTAGCTAGAGCCGTCTACCAACAAGAGTCTATGTTTAGTCATACCGCAATCGTACAATCTAGTTGCTAACTGCCTACAGATCAGTTTCAAATCCTCCTGAAAAGAGGCCTAAAAAGGTGAAAAATGATGCACGCTCTAACTAACTTACTCCACTCTTCTTTGAGCCAAACCCTTGTTCTGACAAGCTTTTTAGTGGCTTTTGCCTCTTTTGGCCTGAATTGTGCACATGCCCAAAACAATTCTCAAGCGCTGAGCCCCTCCGAGTTGCAGCGCATTAATAATCAGCCCTTAGCACCCGCAGTGAGCGCTTCTCAAGCAACCAGCGCACCTGAAGGTCGTAAACCGAGCTTTCAACACAAAGAAGCTACGGGTACTGAAATTACCGAATACAAAGATACCAATGCGCCCACTCAGGTGGATGTGAAGACACGCTATACCAGTTACGAAATGGCGCCCCCTACAACAGTCATGCCCGGAGTACCCAAAGAAACTGACCTGATCAGCGTACCGAGTATCCGAGTTCCTTTTTAATCTTTATTCATGGCCGTTTTCACCCCCATTGAACTAAGTGATATCTCTGCTTGGATCTCAAGCGACTTTGATATTGGGCGGGCCATTGATATTCGTGGAATTCATGGTGGCATTGAAAATTCCAATTTCTTTCTCGACACTGAGAAAGATGGCAAGAAACAAGAATACGTTCTGACTATTTTCGAAAGACTGTCTGCAGAGCAACTCCCGTACTACCTTGAGCTGATGCGCCATTTGGCCAATAAAGGTATTCCAGTTCCTAAGCCGCTTGAAAATCAGCAGGGGCAAATTTTATTTACCCTCAAAGGTAAGCCCGCAGCAATTGTGAGCAAGCTTCCCGGTATTTCTAGGCTTGCACCCGAAGCCAAGCATTGCGCCTTGGTTGGCGAATATTTAGCCAAAATGCATTTGGCCAGCAGCGACTTTAAACATAATCAAGAGAATCTTCGCAGCCTTACTTGGTGGCAAAAAACAGTTCCGCAAGTGTTGCCACACTTAAATGCTACGCAAAAAGAATTGCTGACTAGCGAGCTCTCAACCCAAGAGCAATTCTTTAGCTCTGAGGCCTATAAATCACTGCCACAAGGGGCAAGTCATTGCGATCTCTTTAGAGATAACGTGCTATTTGATCCTCAAGGCACAAGCGATAGCTCTCACGATCAGCTGGGTGGTTTCTTCGACTTTTATTTCGCTGGAACAGATAAGTGGTTATTTGATTTAGCAGTTACTACAAATGACTGGTGTCTTGCAGACAACAAACAAGATTTAGATCCTGCTCGCTTCAAGGCGCTGATGGATGCCTATCAATCTGTTCGACCACTCACTACTGAAGAACAAGCAAGTTGGCCACTGATGATTCGCGCTGCAGCGCTACGATTCTGGATCTCCCGCCTGTGGGATTTTTATTTGCCACGTGATGCGCAAATGCTCACCCCACATGATCCTCGTCATTTCGAAAATATTCTCTTAAGTCGCAAGGCAATATGAAACTCAATTCCGTCACCCCAAAAGAGGGTTACACCTGGATACGTCAAGGCATTTGGCTTTTTAAAAAAAATCCTTTGGGTTTTTTGATGCTGGTATTCATGTACGTATTTGTAGCGCAACTTGCGGTGCTCGTACCCGTGATTGGTATTTTTGCCATCTTATTACTCACGCCTACTTTGTCTGTGGGCTTTATGAGCGCCTGTCGCCTAGCAATTCAAAACGAGCGTATTCGACCCTCGGTATACGTGATTGCCCTGCAATCCACCCCCTTGATTCGTAAACGTATTCTCCAATTGGGTTTGGTCTATGCCGCGCTCATCCTAGCCCTCAGCTTTATCTTAAGCATGTTGGTAGATTTTGAGTTGCTCATTCCACTGATGACTAACGACAAGCCCATTACTTCAGAAGCCATCAATCAGATTTATCTGATTCTCTTTTTTGGCGGTCTTCTTTATGTGCCCGTTGCGATGTTAATGTGGTTTTCTCCCGTACTCGTTGCTTGGGCCGATATGCCCATAGCGCAAGCGCTCTTTTCCAGTGCTGTTGCTTGCTGGACTAATCGAGGCGCATTCTTTATCTATCTCGCGATTTGGGGTGCGATCTTAATCGCCATTCCATTAACAATTGGATCCATCTTTGATGCTCTCGACTTCGGTCAAGCCGCATCATTCATCATCGCTCCTATTTCCATGGCAGGGCTGACTGTGATGCACTGCTCTTTCTTCGCCACCTGGAAAGCGTGCTTTGCTGAAAAAGAATCGGCTACATTAATTGCTTAATCTATGGCAGCAAGCTTAGCAATACTGAGCTGCAGCCATTTCACACCATGGCGCTTGAAATTCACCTGTGCGCGCGCATCGGCATCATTACCCTCTAGGCCGGTAACGCGCCCTTCGCCAAACTTAGTATGGAACACATTTTGCCCAATCGTAAATGGGTAATTTCCTCGTGGTGGTGAGGCCATTCTAGTTACAGCGGTTGAGGCAGAG contains the following coding sequences:
- a CDS encoding BPSS1780 family membrane protein, which codes for MKLNSVTPKEGYTWIRQGIWLFKKNPLGFLMLVFMYVFVAQLAVLVPVIGIFAILLLTPTLSVGFMSACRLAIQNERIRPSVYVIALQSTPLIRKRILQLGLVYAALILALSFILSMLVDFELLIPLMTNDKPITSEAINQIYLILFFGGLLYVPVAMLMWFSPVLVAWADMPIAQALFSSAVACWTNRGAFFIYLAIWGAILIAIPLTIGSIFDALDFGQAASFIIAPISMAGLTVMHCSFFATWKACFAEKESATLIA